The DNA region GGCCAGCAGCAGTTGGGCGGCACCATTCAGAACGACATTTTAAAGGAGTACCTGACCCGCAACACGTACATTTATCCGCCGGAGCCGTCCATGCGGATTGTTTCCGATATCATCGGGTACTGTTCGGAGCACATGCCCAAGTACAACACGGTGAGCATCAGCGGCTATCACATGATGGAGGCCGGGGCCGACTCGGTGCTGCAGACCGCCTTTACGCTGGCGGACGGGCTCGATTATGTTCGCGCCGCCTTAAAGGCCGGGCTTGATATCGACACCTTTGCCCCGCGGTTGTCGTTTTTCTTTGGGGTGGGGATGAACTTTTTCATGGAGATCGCCATGCTGCGGGCGGCGCGTTTTCTGTGGCATGAAATTGTCAGCCGCTTTGATCCCAAGGATTCGCGCTCGACGACGCTCAGGACTCATGTGCAGACCTCGGGCTGGAGCCTGACCGCGCAGGATCCGTATAACAACATCATCCGGACCACGATCGAGTGTCTGGCGGCGGCCCTGGGCGGCACCCAGTCGATGCACACCAATTCCTTTGACGAGGCCGTGGGCTTGCCCACGGACTTTTCGGCCCGGATTGCCCGCAACACCCAGTTGGTGGTGCAGCACGAGTCCCAGATTTGCCGGGTGATCGACCCGCTGGCGGGCTCGTATTACGTCGAGGCTTTGACGGACGGCATCATCAAAGAATCCCGCAAGATCATGGCCGAGATTGAGAAGATGGGCGGGATGGCCAAGGCCATTGAGACCGGCATGCCCAAGATGCGCATCGAGGAAGCGGCCGCCCGCAAGCAGGCCCGCATCGATCAGGGTCTGGACATCATTGTGGGCGTCAACAAGTATCAGATCGAGCAGGCGCCGCTGGAAGAGTATCTGGAAGTTTCCGAGGCGGTGCGCGCGGAGCAGATCGCCCGGCTCAAACAGATCCGGCAGAAGCGCGACGAGGCTGCCGTGTGCCAGGCGCTTGAGGCCGTCACCAAGGTTGCCGGGGGCGCCGGCAATCTTTTGGAGGTCTGTATTGCGGCGGTGCGGGCGCGGGCCACCGTGGGCGAGATTTCCGACGCCATGGAAAAGGTGTTCAACCGCTATGTGGCCACGACCCAGTGCATCTCGGGGGCCTATGCCGCCGAGTACGGTGACAGTGAAATCTTTGCCGCCATCCGCAAGCGCACCGACGATTTTCTGGCCAAAGAGGGCCGCCGGCCGCGGATTCTGGTGATCAAGATGGGCCAGGACGGTCACGACCGGGGCATCAAGGTGATTGCCACCGCCTTTGCGGACCTGGGGTTTGATGTGGATATCGGTCCCATGTTCCAGACCCCGGAAGAAGCGGCCCAGATGGCGGTGGAGAACGATGTGCATGTGGTCGGGGTATCCAGCCTGGCGGCCGGACACCGCTCCCTGGTTCCCCAGCTGATCACTGCGCTCAAAGCCAAGGGCGGCCAGGATATCCAGGTGGTGGTGGGCGGGGTCATTCCCCCGGCCGATTATGACAGCCTGCTCAGTGCCGGCGCCAAGGCCGTTTTCGGCCCCGGCACCGTGGTCACCGATGCGGCCAACAAAGTGCTGAATCTCCTTTAATAAAAGTCTTAAAACTGAATATGGTTATTATTCAACAGAAAGGGGTTTTTAAATGGCTATTAAAGTATTCATTAAACGGGCAGTGCCGGAAAATACAGCGCAAGCGTTAAAGCCTCTCCTGAAAAAGCTGAGAAACCTGGCCATGGAGCAACCCGGCTACGTTTCCGGGGAAACATACAAAAGAATCGACCGCCCCGGTGAAAATCTGGCCATCAGCACCTGGCAGTCCATGGACGATTGGAGGAAATGGGTGCTTAGCGAAGAAAGAGCCGAAATCCAGACAAAAATTGATTATTTGCTCGGGGAAAAAACCGAGTACGAAATCTATACGTTCGATTAAACTTCAGCATCTTGATCTGATTGAGTTTCAACTCAATTAAGATCAACGGCAAAGAATTCGTAAAAAGTCGAATTCATCGCCTTTTAGGATTTAATAAACCTAAGACTTATTAAGCATTGCCGCGAAGCACTGACGAATGTCAGAACCTCTGCCCCTTTAGGGCGGACAGCTTCACATTTTACGAGGCCGTCAACGTTAATTAAAAGGATATGGTGTAATGGGTATTATTGAAGATAGGATAAAAGATCTAAAGAACCGCGAAGCCAAGGCTTTGGAGATGGGTGGTGAAAAAGCGGTTGCCAAGCAGCGTGAGAGCGGCAAGCTGACCGCCCGGGAGCGTTTGAATGTTTTGTTCGATCCGGAAACATTTCGAGAAGTCGACATGTTTGTCAGCCACCGCTGTGTCAATTTCGACATGGAAAAGATCGACATTCCCTCCGACGGCGTCATCACGGGCCATGGCCAAGTGGACGGACGGCCGGTTTTTGCTTTTGCCCAGGATTTTACGGCCAGGGCCGGCACCCTGGGTGAAATGCATGCCAAGAAGATCTGTAAAATCATGGGCCTGGCCTTAAAGGCCGGGGTTCCGCTAGTCGGCCTGAACGACTCCGGGGGGGCCCGGATTCAGGAGGGTGTGGATGCCCTTTCGGGATACGGTCAGATCTTTTACCGCAATTCGCTGTCCAGCGGGGTCATCCCGCAGATTTCGGCGATCATGGGACCGACGGCCGGAGGCGCGG from Candidatus Desulfatibia profunda includes:
- a CDS encoding antibiotic biosynthesis monooxygenase, with product MAIKVFIKRAVPENTAQALKPLLKKLRNLAMEQPGYVSGETYKRIDRPGENLAISTWQSMDDWRKWVLSEERAEIQTKIDYLLGEKTEYEIYTFD
- the scpA gene encoding methylmalonyl-CoA mutase; the encoded protein is MAEHAHKQKWIELASKQLKGQPLKDLEWETPEGIRVKPLYLAEDLEGMEHLNTLPGFPPYVRGPMATMYAGRPWTVRQYAGFSTARESNAFYRRNLAAGQTGLSVAFDLATHRGYDSDHPRVVGDIGKAGVAVDSVEDMKILFDQIPLDKVTVSMTMNGAVLPVMAGYIVAAEEQGVGQQQLGGTIQNDILKEYLTRNTYIYPPEPSMRIVSDIIGYCSEHMPKYNTVSISGYHMMEAGADSVLQTAFTLADGLDYVRAALKAGLDIDTFAPRLSFFFGVGMNFFMEIAMLRAARFLWHEIVSRFDPKDSRSTTLRTHVQTSGWSLTAQDPYNNIIRTTIECLAAALGGTQSMHTNSFDEAVGLPTDFSARIARNTQLVVQHESQICRVIDPLAGSYYVEALTDGIIKESRKIMAEIEKMGGMAKAIETGMPKMRIEEAAARKQARIDQGLDIIVGVNKYQIEQAPLEEYLEVSEAVRAEQIARLKQIRQKRDEAAVCQALEAVTKVAGGAGNLLEVCIAAVRARATVGEISDAMEKVFNRYVATTQCISGAYAAEYGDSEIFAAIRKRTDDFLAKEGRRPRILVIKMGQDGHDRGIKVIATAFADLGFDVDIGPMFQTPEEAAQMAVENDVHVVGVSSLAAGHRSLVPQLITALKAKGGQDIQVVVGGVIPPADYDSLLSAGAKAVFGPGTVVTDAANKVLNLL